In Helianthus annuus cultivar XRQ/B chromosome 3, HanXRQr2.0-SUNRISE, whole genome shotgun sequence, a single window of DNA contains:
- the LOC118490579 gene encoding COX assembly mitochondrial protein 2 homolog — MHPPLTLHRHPMCAEIIELFQKCHNEHPYGKFFGECTDLKIKLDKCFRQEKAVKRKANFEESKKLKERLQAYRKEAAAETENVM; from the exons ATGCATCCTCCATTGACATTACATAGACACCCAATGTGTGCTGAA ATAATCGAACTGTTTCAGAAGTGCCATAATGAGCATCCTTATGGAAAATTCTTTGGTGAGTGCACAGATCTCAAGATAAAGCTCGATAAATGTTTCCGTCAGGAA AAAGCGGTAAAGAGGAAGGCCAATTTTGAAGAGAGTAAGAAATTGAAAGAGAGATTACAAGCATATAGGAAAGAAGCTGCAGCTGAAACTGAGAATGTCATGTGA